The genomic segment CCTTCTGTCGCGGCCGGTAGGTGACAGCGGTACCCAGTTCGAGGAATCCGACCCTGGTCCGGACGGACATCCGGCCAAGCAGGCTGTCAACAGGCCATGTTTGCTGATTCAGCTCCGCTCCCCTCTCCCGAGCCGGTAGCGCCCGGCGCGCTTTCGGGCGGCCTTCCACAGATCGCACAGATTTGCTGGGAAGACCTCGTCAGAAGGCGGGTTCTCAAGTACAAAAAATGGCCGATTGGGCCCGGGGAAAAACATCTCGGGATGGGATCTTCCGAACGTCCGGCCGCGACGATCGTCATTACCAAATTCGGAGGACGACATGCGTAATCCCAGCTCAAGGACACCGGCCAGGATGAGAACGGCGCGGGATGGATCAGAGACCGAGCTCAGTACGGCATTGCACACGATCGCGTTCTTCCAGGGCCTGGTGCAACACGCCGACGAGAAGGCGCGGACCGTGGTCGCAGTTCAGACCATGATCGCGGCTCTGGTCACGGCCCAGCTCGGCATGCTCGGCAAACCGCCGACCGGAGCTGTGTCGCGGCTCGTCATACTCTCGATCTTGGTCTGTTTCGCCATCGCCTACGTCCACTCATCATTCCACCTGGTTCAGGCGATTCGGCCTCGAACAGCAGCGCCGTCGGGCGACAACCGGTTCGCCTTCCCGAGTGTTGCCGCAGGCTCCGCGGACCTCGTTCACGTGCCACTGCGAAAACAGTGCGCTCAGGCTCACGATGTCATCCGCTTGCTGGCGGTACTGGCGATGAGGAAGCACCGCCATGTGCGCTCCGCCCTGGCCGGGACGTGTGCGCTCTTTCCGGCTGGTCTGGGCTTGATGTTCACCGCGGCGTTCCCATGATCGGAATCAACCGTCAGCCACCTCGCCGAGTCGCGCTCGGTCGCACACACAGACTCGCCGGTAGCCGGTTTCGACGATGTTCTCACGTCGCAAACCTGCGAGGGCTCGGTGCACCGTGGGTTCGGCGGCGCCTACCAGTGCCGCGAGTTCGGGCTGGGTGAGAGAAACCCCGATCCGGATATGCTCCCCGGACGGAATCCCGTAGCTTCCGGCCAGCTCAGCAAGGACACGGGCCAGGCGGATCCGGACCTCGCGACTGCCGAAATCGATCCGCCGGCGCGTGGCCCAGCGGAGCTTGACTCCCACGCTGCTGCTCACTGCGATGGCGATCTCGGAAAAGCCGGCGAGAGACCGGCGAAAGTCGGCCTGGCTGAGGAAACGGGCCCGAACTCGGCCGGCTGTTGTCACCGTGGCAACTCGCGGCTGCCCGTCCATCGCCGCCAGTTCACCGACCAGGTCACCGCCGACCCGGACGGCCAGCAATGCGAGATGACCTTCCGGGGTGGTCCCAGTGACCTTGACGCACCCATCGACTAGGAGGAACGCGTGATTGGTCGATTCTCCTTCTCGGAAGAGCACCCTGTCAGGCTCGAACTCTCGCGCTGTCCCCATCGCCAACAGCGCTTCTTGCGGCCCCTGAGACAAACCCGACAGGAAACTACCCTGCGGGAACGTCGTCCTCGGACTCCCCACGACGAACCTCCCGTCCCCGGTCAGCATGGTAGGTCCGAATGAGCGGCCTCGCCAGGGCTCACCGCTGCCGCATAGGTGCACAAGCCTCATCGAGTTCTCCTGAGGCCGCTGACCCGCCGTCACCGCGGTTCGACTGTGCGGCGGGGCAACTTAAACAGTTCAGTGGAACTTGAGCGGTTAAGTGCCGACCGGCCGACCATGGCCGGCGCTGTGCCCACATCCGCCGCCCCTACATAAGCCCAGTTCAGCGCGCCTATCAGACGATCTCAGCAAGCGACCGCGTGCGCGGGCAGATGATCGCGCGGTACGGCAAGCGAGCCGATTGCTTGACCGCTTAACTTCGCCGCGCGTAGCGTTTTCGCCGCCCGGGCACGGGGACACCGAGGTCCCCCGGGGGCACTGAGGGAGCGAAGCGATGAAGCGCAGAAGCAGGATCCTGGTGCTCGCGGCGGCCGGGCTCGTGGCCCTGTCCGGGTGTTCGGCCGGGAGCGATTCGGGGGCCGACGGCCGGATCGACGGCGAGATCACCGTGCTCACCCAGCGGACCGACCTGGTCGACACCGTGTTCGAGCAGTACAAGCAGGAGTTCGCCAAGCTGCACCCCGAGGTCAAGGTCACCTTCCAGGGGATCACCGACTACGAGGGCGAAGTCAAGATCCGGATGAGCAGCCAGGACTACGGCGACGTGCTGCTCATCCCCGAATCGATCACCCCGGAGCAGCTGCCCTCCTACTTCGAGCCGCTCGGGGACGCCGCCGAACTGGAGAAGAAGTACCGGTTCGTCCCGGAGCAGACCTTCGAAGGCAAGGCGTACGGCATCGCCATCACCGGCAACGCCTTCGGGTTCGTCTACAACAAGAAGCTCTGGCAGCAGGCGGGGGTCACCGCCCCGCCGACCACGCCCGCGCAGTTCCTCGACGCCCTGCGCGCGATCGGCGAGAAGACCGACGCGACCCCGCTGTACACCAACTACCGCAACGGCTGGCCGCTCGCGCAGTGGGAGGACCTCCGCGCCTCGGTGGCCGGGCAGCCCGACGTCATCACGCGGCTGGCCGATTCCGACGCGCCCTGGACCCCCGGTGACCCCCAGGAGATCGTCGACACGCTCCTTTTCGACGCGGTGGCCGGGAAACTGACCGAAGAAGACCCGACGACGACCGACTGGGAAACCTCCAAGAAGGCGATCGGCGAGGGCAAGATCGCCACGATGGTGCTCGGTTCCTGGGCGCTGACCCAGGTGCGCGAACTGTCGGCCACCCCGGAGGACCTCGGCTACCTCCCCTTCCCTGCCCAGGTCGGCGGCAGGTTCCACTCCGCGATCGCCGGTGACTACAAGAACGCGGTCAGCGTGCACTCGAAGAACAAGGACGCCGCCAGGGCGTGGGTGGACTGGTTCGCCGACAAGTCCGGCTACGCCACCGCGCAGGGCGGGTTCACCCCGCTGCTGGGCGGCCCGGAACCGGACAGCCTCACCGACTTCGAGGACCTCGGCGTGACCTACTTCGAGCTGGACCGGAGCAAGGACGCGCTGGTCAAGAAGATCGACAAGACCGCGGAGATCGGGCTCTACCAGCCCACGTACCGCCAGACGCTGATCGACGCGGCCCGCGGCGCGAACGGGAAGTCCAAAGAGGACGTGTTCGGCGAGCTGAACCAGCGGTGGGCCGAGGCGAAGTCGCAGGTGACCTCCTGACCGCCACGATCACCGGGCGCGAGGCCGCGGCGGTGCGGCGGCCCGCGACCCGGCGGCGCGGCGGGGCCACCCCGTGGCTGTTCCTCCTGGCCCCGCTGCTCCTGCTCGCCCTGTTCACCTACGTGCCCGTGGTGAGCATGTTCTTCTACAGCGTCACCGACTGGGACGGGCTGAGCCCGCGCCAGGAGTTCGTCGGCACGGAGAACTACGAGCAGATCGTCAGCCGGGCCGAGCTGGTCGACGTGCTCGGGGTCAGCCTGTACTACTTCGGCGCGGCCTTCGTGCAGCTCGCGCTGGCGCTGTACTTCGCCACCGTGCTCAGCTTCCGGGTCCGGTTCGCGAACCTGTTCAAGGGCATCATCTTCTTCCCCTACCTGATCAACGGCGTGGCGATCGGCTTCGTCTTCCTCTACTTCTTCCGTCCGGAAGGGACACTGGACGCGCTGCTGTCGGTCACCGGCCTCGACGGCCACCCCTGGCTCGGCGATCCGGACACGGTGAACTACTCGCTCGCCGGGGTTTCGGTGTGGCGCTACCTCGGCCTGAACTTCGTGCTCTTCCTCGGCGCCATCCAGTCGATCTCCCCGCACCTGTACGAAGCGGCGGAACTGGACGGGGCGAACCGGTGGCAGCAGTTCCGCCACATCATCCTGCCCAGCATCCGCAACATCGTCGGCCTCACCGCGATCCTGGCGATCGCGGGCTCGCTGTCGGTGTTCGAGATCCCCTACATCATGACCGGCGGCGCCAACGGCAGCAAAACCTTCGTCATCCAGACCATCGACCTGGCGTTCAAGTTCGGCAAGGTCGGGCTGGCCTCGGCGATGGCGGTGGTCCTGCTCGTGCTGATCCTGCTGGTGACCTGGGTGCAGCGCCGGCTGGTGCCCGAGGACGAGGTGCGCGCATGATCCGGCGGAAAAGGGTGTTCTCCTACACCTCGCTGGTCCTGATCAGCCTGGTGATGCTCGTGCCGCTGGTGGTGATCTTCCTCGGCTCGCTCAAGGAGGACGCCGAGTTCCGGGGCAGCGGGCCCTTCACCCCGCCGGAGAACTGGTTCAACCTGAGCAACTACGCCACCGCGCTGGTCGACGGCGGCATGGTGGGTGCCTTCGCCAACACCCTGATCATCCTCGTCACCTCGGTCACCGGCACCGTGCTCATCGGCTCGATGGCCGCCTACGCCATCGACCGCTTCAGCTTCCGGCTGCGGCGGGCCGTGCTGGCCGCGTTCCTGCTCGCCACGCTGGTGCCGAGCGTGACCACGCAGGTGGCCACCTTCCAGGTGGTCAACCAGCTCGGGTTGTTCGACACGCGGGCGGCGGCGATCGCCCTGTTCATGGGCACCGACATCGTTTCGATCTACATCTTCGTCCAGTTCATGCGCTCGATCCCGCGGGAACTGGACGAAGCCGCCGCTCTCGACGGCGCGTCCCGGCTCGGGATCTACTGGCGGATCATCCTGCCGATGCTCAAACCCGCCATCGCCACCGTGGTGATCATCAAGGGCATCGCCATCTACAACGAGTTCTACATCCCCTTCCTGTACATGCCTTCGCGCGACCTCGGGGTCATCTCCACCTCGCTGTTCCGGTTCAAGGGCCCGTTCAGCGCGCAGTGGGAGGTCATCTCGGCGGGCGTGATCATCGTCGTGCTGCCCACCCTGCTGGTCTTCCTGCTGCTGCAGCGCTGGATCTACCAGGGCTTCGCCTCCGGTGCGACCAAGTGACCGACCTAGAAGAACGGACCCGTGATGAGAACCGTCACCCCGCTCGCCCACGGCTGGCGCGTGCAGTCCGCCGACGGCCGCCCGATCCCCGCCGAGGTCCCCGGCACGGTGCACACCGACCTGCTCGCCGCCGGGCTGATCCCGGACCCGCTGGTGGGCGACCACGAAGCCGAACTCGCCTGGATCGGTGAGTCGGATTGGCGCTATACCTGCGAATTCAGCCTCGACGGCGAGGACGAACGCGTGGACCTGGTGTGCGAAGGGCTGGACACCGTCGCGGAACTGACGCTCAACGGGAAACCCGTCGGCTCGGCGATGAACATGCACCGCACGCACCGGTT from the Amycolatopsis magusensis genome contains:
- a CDS encoding Crp/Fnr family transcriptional regulator; amino-acid sequence: MLTGDGRFVVGSPRTTFPQGSFLSGLSQGPQEALLAMGTAREFEPDRVLFREGESTNHAFLLVDGCVKVTGTTPEGHLALLAVRVGGDLVGELAAMDGQPRVATVTTAGRVRARFLSQADFRRSLAGFSEIAIAVSSSVGVKLRWATRRRIDFGSREVRIRLARVLAELAGSYGIPSGEHIRIGVSLTQPELAALVGAAEPTVHRALAGLRRENIVETGYRRVCVCDRARLGEVADG
- a CDS encoding ABC transporter substrate-binding protein, whose amino-acid sequence is MKRRSRILVLAAAGLVALSGCSAGSDSGADGRIDGEITVLTQRTDLVDTVFEQYKQEFAKLHPEVKVTFQGITDYEGEVKIRMSSQDYGDVLLIPESITPEQLPSYFEPLGDAAELEKKYRFVPEQTFEGKAYGIAITGNAFGFVYNKKLWQQAGVTAPPTTPAQFLDALRAIGEKTDATPLYTNYRNGWPLAQWEDLRASVAGQPDVITRLADSDAPWTPGDPQEIVDTLLFDAVAGKLTEEDPTTTDWETSKKAIGEGKIATMVLGSWALTQVRELSATPEDLGYLPFPAQVGGRFHSAIAGDYKNAVSVHSKNKDAARAWVDWFADKSGYATAQGGFTPLLGGPEPDSLTDFEDLGVTYFELDRSKDALVKKIDKTAEIGLYQPTYRQTLIDAARGANGKSKEDVFGELNQRWAEAKSQVTS
- a CDS encoding carbohydrate ABC transporter permease; this translates as MGRGEVAGDLLTATITGREAAAVRRPATRRRGGATPWLFLLAPLLLLALFTYVPVVSMFFYSVTDWDGLSPRQEFVGTENYEQIVSRAELVDVLGVSLYYFGAAFVQLALALYFATVLSFRVRFANLFKGIIFFPYLINGVAIGFVFLYFFRPEGTLDALLSVTGLDGHPWLGDPDTVNYSLAGVSVWRYLGLNFVLFLGAIQSISPHLYEAAELDGANRWQQFRHIILPSIRNIVGLTAILAIAGSLSVFEIPYIMTGGANGSKTFVIQTIDLAFKFGKVGLASAMAVVLLVLILLVTWVQRRLVPEDEVRA
- a CDS encoding carbohydrate ABC transporter permease yields the protein MIRRKRVFSYTSLVLISLVMLVPLVVIFLGSLKEDAEFRGSGPFTPPENWFNLSNYATALVDGGMVGAFANTLIILVTSVTGTVLIGSMAAYAIDRFSFRLRRAVLAAFLLATLVPSVTTQVATFQVVNQLGLFDTRAAAIALFMGTDIVSIYIFVQFMRSIPRELDEAAALDGASRLGIYWRIILPMLKPAIATVVIIKGIAIYNEFYIPFLYMPSRDLGVISTSLFRFKGPFSAQWEVISAGVIIVVLPTLLVFLLLQRWIYQGFASGATK